CCTATCGCATTACGTTGGCGCAAGGCATCGCAGGCGGCGACAAGATGGACTGGTTGATCGAGAAAGCCATCGAACTCGGCGTGACGGAAATTCAACCGCTCGCGACGGAGCGTTCGGTCATTCGCCTTGAAGGTGAACGCGCCGCCAAACGCGTCGCGCACTGGCAAGCGCTCGTGCAAGCCGCGTGCGAACAGTGCGGACGGAATCGGGTGCCGGAGGTACTGCCGATCCGTCCGATCACGGCGTGGCTCGGTGACCGGGATGTCATAAAGAGTGACGGATGGCGTGTGCTATTGTCACCTAGAGCAGACAGCGGATTTGATTCGCTGCCGTTGGACGCGCCGTCCGCGCCTGGCATTCTGCTCTTCGGCCCCGAAGGTGGGCTGGCACCTCAGGAGGAAGCGCTCGCACGACAGGCCGGGTTTTCGGCCATCCGGCTTGGCGAACGCATTCTTCGGACCGAAACGGCGGGCATGGCAGTCCTCGCGGCGTTGGCCGCTCGCTGGGGCGGATGGTAAGCATCGATGATTCGAGAAAACGGCTTCACAAGCCTTAAGGAGTAATCGTCATGGGTATCCTCGACAACATTCTCGGTGGTGGGTCCGGCAATCAGGCCGGTGGCGGCGGTTTCAGCACGAAGACCATGTTGCTGATGGGTTTGCTGGCGATGATTGCCAGCCGCTCGGGTGGCGCTCAGGGTCAAGGTGGCGAAGGCGGTGGTTTGCTCGGCGGCCTCGGCGGCGCCCTTGGCGGCATGCTCGGTGGCGGCGCGGCAGGCGGTGCGGGTGGGGCGGGCGGTCTGGGCGGTTTGCTCGGCGGACTACTCGGTGGCGCCCAGTCGCCCGCGGCGAGTGCACCCGGGGCGCCGGAGGGCGGTCTGCTGGGACAACTCGGCGGATTGGGCGGACTCGCGCAGGTGCTGAACGAGGGCGGTCTCGGCGAAGCCGTCAACTCATGGATCGGGACGGGTGCCAATCAGGCGGTCAGCGCCGATCAGGTCACGCAAGCGCTCGGCCCCGGTGGTCAGTTGCAGCAACTGGCAAGCTCGGCGGGCGTCTCGGAAAGCGAAGCGGCGCAGGAGTTGTCTGATCTGCTGCCCAAGGTCGTCAATCACTTGACGCCGGACGGCTCGCTACCGCAAGGCTCGCTGGATCTGGCTTCGCTGGCCCAGCAGTTCCTCGGTGGCAATCACACCAGCTGATTCACAACGATCGGTCGAAAACGAAAAAAGGTCCGCAGTGCGGACCTTTCTTCTTGCGCATCGTCGCCTATGGAAACTATGAAATGCCGACGGTTATCCACGGCAATAGCGATTTTCGCGGACGTTACCCGTCAACAATAAGTGAGCCTTAGGCAAACGAGTAGAAAACGCGGAAACTCACGCGACGCTCGCTCCAGAACTCGGCGGTATCGCGGAACACTTCCAGCAGTGTCTCGCGGCCATCCTTGTCGAACTTGGTGACGACCGGCAAGCCTTCCAGCACGACGACAAACCCAGGTTGCGGCCCGCAATGGGCAACCAGATCGGTCAGACAATCATGCAACGCGTCGTAGTTCTTTCCGAAATGCTTCGGGAACAGGAACGATGTGGCGATCGTCTCCAGCACTTCCGCCTTGCTTTGTGCGTGCGAACAATTGGCGTAGAGGAAGTGCTGTCCGAGCCGCTCGGCCTCCGCCGCCAGTTCCGGCACGCGGAATGCACGGATCGACTGCACGATGTTCGGCCTCACGGCCTGGAAAAGACTCATATCTCCCTCTTCCGATAGGCTACGGCGATGGCCGGCCCGCGCGACAGCATGCAGGCCCAGCACCTGCTTGAACAAGTTGCCCTCGCCCGCACCGAATGGATCTGCCATAAGATCTTTCCCGCGTTCTTGTGCGAAAACCGGCTCACTCATACTGCTGTCATTCCCTTATTCGTCTAAAGCTGTTGTAGTGGTCTTGGGTGAAGTAACACGGCTCGACCGCACGTTGGTTACCGCCACAGATGATGCGCCTGGCACCTCTATTGCGGGCACCGGGAGTCGGCACCGTATATTCATGGTAATAGCCACGCGGCATTTTGGGCAGGCGCTTTTCGTAGTTCCCGAACGTGATGCCATCTTTGGCATAGGGAAACGGCCCGCCCTGGGCAATCAGCGTCAGCGTGCGCTGCGCTTCGCGAGGTAACTCGGCAACGGAGACCGTTGCTGTTTGATCCGTGACGTATGGCGCGGTTTCGCGCGCCACAGCGTTAGCCCCCAGAAAGACACTTCCCGCCGCAGTCAGTGCCACGATGCTCCGGTGAAGCCAACGTGCCATTGTCATAGCTAGCTGTCGCCCGGCGCGGCTTTGCGCTACCGGCCCGTTCTGGTGGGTGAAGCCGTAAGATTATCGCTATTGGTCATCAGAATCAATGTCGGCTTACATTTTGCAACCAAACTACTCAACAAATTCACGAAAATACAGGGATTTTCACGACAGTAAGCACACACATTGAGATATACGATGCCAAAAAATGCATCACTCGGATAACAAAACGCCGCGCCCGAAGGGGCGCGGCGTTTCTTTCTTATGTCGGCTAACGGGGACGAAACCGCAGCGAATCATCCGGTGTTGACGTCAAATCACTTGCCTCGGTCAGCCCCACCGGTTCCGCCCGCTCGATCCGCTTCGTAGGCTCAGCGCCCCTGTTGTTGCGCAGCCGCATCGGCCACGACCAGCGCCGCCATATTGATAATGCGACGCACCGTGGCCGATTCGGTCAGGATATGCACCGGCTTTGCCGCACCCAGCAGAATCGGCCCGATCGCTACATTGTTACCGGCAGCGGTCTTGAGCAGGTTGTACGCAATGTTGGCGGCATCGATATTCGGCATAACGAGCAGGTTCGCCGCACCGGTCAGCGTCGAATCCGGCATGATTCGCGCGCGCAGCTCGGGGTCCAATGCACAATCTCCGTGCATTTCGCCGTCGACCTCCAATTCTGGCGCACGTTCCTGCAGAATCTCCAGCGTTTCGCGCATCTTGCGCGCGCAATTCGCATCGCTCGTACCGAAGTTCGAATGTGACAGGAGCGCGACCTTCGGCTGGATACCGAACCGACGGATCTCGTCCGCAGCCATCAGCGTGATTTCGGCCAGTTGCTCCGCCGTCGGGTCCTGGTTGATGTGGGTATCGACCAGGAAGAGTTGACGATTCGGCAAAACCAGTGCGTTCATCGCGCCATAGACGTTGCCGCCTTCGCGCTTGCCGATGACACGGTCGATAAAGTGCAGGTGACGTCCCGGCGTCGAGACCGTGCCGCAAATCATGCCATCCGCTTCGCCCTTGCTCACCAGCATGGCCGCGATCAGCGTTGTGCGGCGACGCATTTCCACGCGCGCATAGGACGCCGTGACACCCTTGCGATTCGTCAGACGGTGATACGTCTCCCAGTAATCGCGATAGCGCTCATCGTGTTCAGGATTGACCACGGTGAAGTCGACGCCTGGCGTAAGGCGCAGACCGTACTGCTGAATGCGATGCTCGATCACGGCCGGGCGACCCACGAGCACCGGCGTTGCGACGCGCTCATCCACGAGCACTTGCACGGCGCGCAGCACACGCTCCTCTTCGCCCTCGGCAAAGGCGATGCGTTTCTTATCGGCCGGCACACTGCGCGCCACCGAGAACAGCGGCTTCATCAGACCGCCGCTGTGATACACGAACTGCTGAAGCGATTGCGAATAGGCTTCGACGTCCGCCAGCGGGCGCGTTGCCACGCCGGCCGCCATCGCAGCTTCCGCCACCGCGGTGGCAACCTTCACCAGCAGACGCGGATCGAAAGGCTTCGGAATCAGGTATTCGGGGCCGAACGACAGGTTCTTGATGCCGTACGCCGAAGCCACGATATCGCTCTGCTCCTGACGCGCCAATTCGGCGAGCGCGTTCACGGCCGCAATTTCCATCGAGCGCGTGATCGTCGTCGCACCGACGTCGATGGCGCCACGGAAAATGAACGGGAAGCACAGCACGTTGTTGACCTGGTTGGGATAGTCCGTTCGGCCCGTCGCCATCACGCAATCCGGACGCACTTCCTTCGCCAGTTCCGGTGTGATTTCCGGATTCGGGTTCGCCAGCGCGAAGATCAGCGGCTTATCAGCCATTGTCTTCACCATTTCCGGCTTCAGCACACCAGCGGCCGACAGCCCGAGGAATACGTCGGCACCGCCGATCACATCGGCCAGACCGCGGGCTTCCGTCTTCTGCGAGAAGCGAATCTTCTCGGGGTCCATCAGTTCCGTACGCCCCTCGTAGACGACCCCGGCCAGATCCGTCACCCAAATGTTCTCGATGGGCAGCCCCATGTCCACGAGCAGATCCAGACAGGCGAGTGCCGCCGCGCCTGCGCCCGAAGTCACGACCTTGACCGACGCAAGGTCCTTGTTGACGACCTTCAATCCGTTAATAAGCGCCGCCGCCACTACGATGGCCGTACCGTGCTGATCGTCGTGGAAGACCGGAATCTTCATACGCTCGCGCAACTTGCGCTCCACGATGAAGCACTCGGGTGCCTTGATGTCTTCGAGGTTGATCGCGCCGAACGTCGGTTCGAGCGCCGCGATGATGTCGACCAGCTTCTCCGGGTCCTTCTCCGCGATTTCGATGTCGAACACATCGATGTTGGCGAACTTCTTGAACAGCACCCCCTTGCCTTCCATCACCGGCTTCGAAGCCAGCGGCCCGATATCGCCGAGGCCCAGCACGGCCGTACCGTTCGTGATCACGCCGACCAGATTGCCACGCGCGGTGTAGCGCGAAGCGTTGAGCGGATCTACAACGATTTCCTCACACGCGGCAGCGACACCCGGCGAGTACGCCAGCGCCAGATCGCGCTGGTTGAGCAACTGCTTGGTCGGCGCGATAGCGATTTTGCCGGGGGTGGGGAATTCGTGATACTCGAGCGCAGCTTCGCGCAGTTTCGGATCGATCGGCGTGGGCATGAGGGGAGGCTCTTGGCAAACAGGAGGGTCAAATTTTCAGTGCGAATTGTAGCCCTATTTATTCACGTCATTTATGCAAAAAACGGATAACGGCCACGCTCGCAATGAAGCAATTCCAGGCTGATAGTGGCGAATATTCTGCGCAAACTCAACGCTGCATTGCACCATTGAGCGCGTTTTCGGACAGCGGATGAAAAAACAATGGGGTGTTGTCCGAGACCGGCATGAGAAGGCACCTGAAAACGGGACCCAAGCCCGTTTGCTCGCTTGGGAAAGCGGTCATGGCCTCTTAGAATAGGGGTTTGCGTCGTATCACTGCCTCGTTGCCCATGACCTCACATCCCGCCGCCTCGTCGTCGCTGTCCGAGTTTTCGCTGATCGACCGCTTCTTTGCCGGAGCGACGCATCAGGGCGAGCATGTGACGCTCGGCATCGGCGACGATTGCGCCCTGCTGCGTCCGCCAACGGGTGAACAACTGGCGATCTCGACCGACATGCTTGTGGAAGGCCGCCATTTTTTTGCGGACGTCGATCCCCGCGCGCTCGGCCACAAGACACTCGCCGTGAACCTTTCGGATCTGGCCGCAATGGGCGCACGGCCGCTGGGGTTCACGCTGGCGCTTGCGTTACCCGACAGCGATCCGGCGTGGCTCGGTCCGTTTGCGCAAGGCCTCACCGAACTGGCGGACCGTTACGCTTGCCCACTCGTGGGCGGCGACACGACACGCGGCCCACGCAACCTGTGCGTGACGGTCTTTGGCAGCGTGCCTGGCGCACAGGCGCTGCGTCGGGACGCGGCGCAACCGGGGGACGACATCTGGGTCTCCGGCACGCTTGGCGATGCGCGTCTTGCGCTCGGGGCGCTGCGCGGCGAATGGTCTTTGCAGGACAGTGAACTCGCGCTCGCCCGCCGTGCGATGGACTGGCCGGAACCACAAGTGACGCTCGGGCTGGCGTTGCGCGGCGTTGCGCGCTCCGCATTGGACGTCTCCGACGGCCTGATCGGTGATCTCGGGCATATTCTCGAACGATCCTCGATGAGCGCACAAATCGATGTCGATGCGCTCCCACGCTCGGACTTGCTCGGCAGGCAGTCCTCAGACATTCAGCGGCTGTGCACGCTCGCAGGAGGAGACGACTACCAGCTTTGTTTCTGCGCCGATGCCACTCAGCGCCGGCGAATCGAGGCGATCGGCGACGAACTCGGGATACGTGTCACTCGTATCGGTACAATAGCGCTTCCCGACGCGCGCCGAACGATGCTGCATCTCCATGACAATACAGGCGCGAGCGTCGCTGCCGATTTCAAAAGTTTCGACCATTTCCAATGAGCACTGATCATCCGGCCGCCATCAATCCGGGCAGCGGCCCGCGCCGGCCGAACTCGCGTTTCTTGCTGTCGCACCCCGCACATCTGTTTTCGCTCGGCTTCGGCACGGGCCTGTCGTCGTTCGCACCGGGCACGGTAGGAACGCTTTTCGGCTGGGCCTCGTATCTGGTGCTGAACCTGTATCTGACAGTGACGGGCTGGGCCGTGCTGATCGCCGCCTCCATCATCGGCGGCATCTGGATCTGCAGCTTTACCGCTCGCAAGCTTGGCGTTCAGGACCCGAGCGCCGTCGTGTGGGATGAGATCGTCGCGTTCTGGATCGTGTTGCTGCTCATCACGCCCGCGAGCTTCGTCGGTCAATTGGTCGCGTTCGTGCTGTTCCGCTTCTTCGATGCGGTCAAGCCGCCGCCGATCAGCTACTTCGACAGAACGGTGAAGGGCGGTCTCGGCATCATGCTGGACGATCTGGTCGCTGCATTCTGCACGTTGCTCGTCATTGCGCTCTGGCGCTCGATCTGAATTTTTGAAGGCGTCGTCCTGTGGTTTCCGAACAAAATCTTTTGGCCCAATTGTCGGTGAAAGTCGGCAACCGTCTGCGCGATGAGCGCCTGCTGCTGGCCACGGCCGAATCGTGCACCGGCGGCCTCGTCGCTGCGGCCATCACCGATATCTCCGGGAGCAGCAACTGGTTTGAGCGCGGCTTCGTGACGTACTCGAATCAGGCCAAGTCCGAGATGATCGGTGTGCCGCCCGAGTTGATCGACAAGCATGGTGCAGTGAGTGAACCCGTCGCCCGAGCCATGGCCGAAGGCGCGCTGCTCAACAGTCGCGCCCAAATTTCGCTGTCGATCACGGGCGTCGCCGGTCCAGGCGGCGGAACGGCCGACAAGCCGGTGGGGATGGTCTGCTTCGGCTGGAGCAATCGCGTCACCACCATCGTCGAGACCAAGCACTTCAAGGGCGACCGCACTCAGGTGCGTAGTCAGGCCGCGCAATACGCGCTGCGTGGCGTGATCGAGCTACTCGATAAGGGCGAAGCGTAATCCAACGCAGTCAATAAAAAAACAGCGCCCGCGAATTCGCGAGGCGCTGTTTTTTTGAGTGCTCGAAGATCGATGCGTCAGACACCGATCTCACATTGTTTCGCGACGGCTCAGCGATAGGCGTTGATGCTGTCGCGCGTCTTCTGTGCAGCGGCGGCGGCAGCGGCGGCGAAGTTCTCGTCGCGGCCCGCGTAAATGATGGCACGCGACGAATTGATCATCATGCCTGTGCCATTGGCGGTGCGGCCCGCGCTCACCGTCGCTTCGACGTCACCACCCTGAGCACCAACGCCCGGAATCAGCAACGGCATGTCGCCGACGATGCTACGCACAGTGGCGATCTCCGCCGGGAACGTGGCGCCAACAACCAGGCCAATCTGACCGCTCGTGTTCCACGGCCCTGCCGCCAGTCGTGCCACCGTCTGATACAGCGGCTTGCCGTCGACATCCAGGAATTGCAGATCGCTGCCGCCAGGGTTCGACGTCCGGCACAGGACGATCACGCCCTTGTCGGCATGCGCGAGATACGGCTCCAGCGAATCGAAACCCATGTAAGGGTTCACCGTGACGGCGTCCGCGCGATAACGTTCGAAGGCTTCGCGTGCGTATTGCTCGGCGGTACTACCGATATCGCCGCGCTTGGCGTCAAGAATCACCGGCAGGCCCGGATGATCGGCATGGATGTGCGCGATCAACTGTTCGAGCTGGTCTTCAGCACGATGCGCGGCGAAATAAGCGATCTGCGGCTTGAAAGCGCTGGCGTAGGGGGCGGTCGCGTCCACGATCTGACGGCAGAACTCGAAAATCGCGTCCGGTTTGCCTTGCAGATGCGCAGGGAAACGCGACGGTTCGGGGTCAAGGCCGACACACAGCAGCGAGTTGTTGCGCGTCCAGGCGGCGTTGAGAGCTTCGGTGAATGTCATGACGAGTTCCGGCGGGGTTCCGGCGGTGGTAATCCGCCGGAGAGTGATTCGAGTCTGGTTCGATCCAGCAAGGCCGCCATTTTACCTGCTCGGCGGCCTTCCCCTTACGGACTTTCCGAAAGCCAGCGTTGCACCGGCCGTCGCAGAACTTCACGCAAGCATCAATCCAGCCAGCCGCGATAACGGAAATACAGGAACGGCGCGATGGCCGAAACGATCATCAGCCCCAGGGCGAACGGGTATCCGACCTCCCATCGCAACTCCGGCATCATCTGGAAATTCATGCCGTAAATACTTGCGATCAGCGTCGGCGGCAGGAAAGCAACGGCAGCCACCGAAAAGATCTTGATGATCTTGTTCTGGTTGATGTTGATGAAGCCGATGGTGGCGTCCATCAGGAAGTTGATCTTATCGAACAGATACGCGGTGTGATTATCGAGCGACTCGATATCGCGCATGATCTGCTTGCCTTCCTGATATTGCTCGTCCTTCAGCATGCGGGCGCGCATGAGGAAAGACACCGCCCGTCGCGTATCCATGACGTTGCGGCGAATGCGCCCGTTCAAGTCTTCCTGCGCGGCAACACTTTCGAGCGCCTTGGCAGCGTCCGCATCGGTGAGGTTCTTGCCCAGCACACGCTTGCTGACCTCTTCGAGTGCGGCATACACCCCTTCGAGGGAATCGGCCGAATATTCGGCATCGGTCGAGTAGAGGTCGAGCAGCACATCCATGGCATCGCGCACGGAACCAGGACGAATGCGCGCACGCATGCGCACCAGTCGAAACACAGGCAGATCTTCGTCGTGCACGGAAATCAGCAGATCCTTGACCACCACGAACGCAACAGGCACGTTGCGCGACTGCTCTTCGTCGTCGAGCAGAAAATCGGTGCGGATGTGCAAGACGCCGTCATCGTCTTCGTAATATCGCGCCGAAGCTTCGATATCCGTCACTTCGTCACGTGAAGGCAGCTTGACCTTGTAGGCCTCTTCGACCCAGCGGCGTTCCTCTTCGGACTCGCTGTGGAGATCGACCCAGACCGGCGAAACGCTGGCCAGATCGCTGGGATGGTCACAAGTCACCTGTTGCAGGCGGCCATGATGGATGACGAAGGCATTGATCAAACGGGGTTCTCCCTGCTACGAGGCGACGCCAGTGTAGCAGCCGCGCCACAGTCACGCCAATGGCGGCGCATCGGTCGCCACAGCACGCTCGCCGCCCCCTGTCGGCCAGCACCGGAATCGTTCGTAGGAATATTCCTAAAGTCGGCGATTTCACACGATTGGACGGTGTTCACTGGCAAGCTCGGCGAACCAATCCACGCACTTTGCGTCAACTTTAATATCGACGCATTTGTCGGCACGGATTCATCGGCGTCCACCTCGACGCTTTCATCGACGCTTTCATCCACGTTTCTTGCTATTTCTCGCGGAGACGTCACCGGACAGGGAGAAATCAACAATGGCGGAAGTTACTACCCCGCTCACGTCTTTCGACGCCGTGACAGGTTTTTTGGCGGCCAACGCCGTGCACTACGGCCTGTCGTTCCTGCAGGCCGTTCTGATTCTGCTGGTCGGCTTCTGGGTCGCGAAGCGATTATCCCGCTTCGTTCACAAAACGCTCAGCCGCTCGCCGCATTTCGACGCCACGCTCAAGCCGCTGATCGAGTCGGTGGTGTTGTGGTCCGTGCGCATCATCACGATCATCGCGGTACTGGCACAGTTTGGCGTGCAGACGGCGAGCATCATTGCAGTCCTCGGTGCTGCGGGTCTGGCCATCGGTCTGGCACTGCAAGGCACGTTGCAGAACATCGCTGCGGGCACGATGCTGCTAGTGCTGCGCCCGTTTCGCAACGGCGACTACGTGACGGCCGGGTCCGCTGTGGCTGGTACCGTCGAAGAGATCGGTCTGTTCACGACGACACTCACGAATGCCGACGGCATTTACGTCTGCGTGCCGAACAACCAGATCTGGGGACAGCCCATCACAAACTACAGCCGCAACGCGACGCGTCGAATGGAAATCACGGTGGGCATTGCACTGGACGACGACCTCGATGCCGCAATGAGCGCGTTGCGCCAACACGTGTCGGACGATCAGCGTGTACTAGATACACCCGCGCCCGAAATCATGGTCAAGCAGGTCAGCGACAGCGCCGTGATCGTGAACGTGCGCGTCTGGTCGTTGCTGGGCAACTACTGGGGTCTGTATTGGGATCTGCAACGTAACGTGAAGGAGACAGTTGAGGGCGTCGGCTGCTCACTGCCTTATCCGACACGCACTGTCATGCAGGTGCCCACGCAAACCATCCCGGACGCGGCGCAGCCGCGGCATTGATCCTCCTCCGGCCGATCGCGACGGGGCGGCCACCGCTGGCAACCACTCGCAACCACTTGCCATCGGTGGCAATCGCTACTGCGGCAACTCAGCCGCCCCCATCCGACGCGCAATCACCCCGGCGCGCAGCGCGAGATACGGGGAATTGCGATGCGTATCGAAGTAGCGCGGACGCGGCAACATGACCGCGAGCCGCGCAGCCTGCCATGGTGAGAGCTTCGACGCCGGGATGCCGTAGTAGTAGCGCGCCGCCGCCTCCGCACCGAACACGCCCTCGCCCCACTCCACCGAGTTCAGATAAATCTCGAAGATGCGCTGCTTGTCCATCCAGAACTCAAGCATCCAGGTGATGGTGAATTCCTCGGCCTTGCGCAGGTAACTCTTCTCGCTCGACAGAAACAGATTCTTCGCCAGTTGCTGCGAGATGGTCGAGCCCCCCGCCACGATGCGTCCCTTCTTCTGATTCTTCTCCCACGCACCGAGCATCGCGTCGATTTCGTAACCGTCGTGATTGACGAAGTTGGCGTCCTCGCTAGCGATGATCGCGCGTTTCAAATTGCGCGAAATCTGGTCGTACGACACCCATTGGTGTCGCAGTGTCGCCTTCGGGTCCGTCTCATGAAGCCGCGCTTCAGCAGCACGCATGAATGCCGTCGATTGCGGATTGAAGCGCACCCACCAGCCGATTTGCAGGAAGTAGTACAGCTGCGTCGCCAGCACGCCCACGATCAGCAGCGTGATGAAGTAGCCCGCCCATTGCCACGGCCCCCAGGCGCGTTTGCGACGGGTGCCGTTAGCGCGGGAAGTCCGTGACGTGTGTCGCTGGGCAGCCATCGGCGCGATCAGCCTTTGGCGTTGAGCCGGGCACGCAGCGCTGCGCGCACAACGTCGGTCGACGGTCGCACGCCGCGCCACACGGCAAACGCTTCGGCCGCCTGCTCTACGAGCATGCCCAGCCCGTCCGACGCTTTCGCCGCGCCGGAGGCCAGCGCATGCGTCATGAAGACCGTTGGCTGCGCCCCGTACATCATGTCGTACGCAAGCGAACCGGCGGCATAGGCACCCGCAGGCAACGGCGGGACTTCGCCCTGGAGGCTGCCGGCCGTGGCGTTGATGACGACGTCGAATCCAGCGGGAACAGCATCCCAGCCGCCGCCGCTCAACGCCACGTTGTGACGTGCCGCCGCAGCCGCAAACCGTGCGACGAGTTCGTCGGCGCGCGCCGCCGTGCGATTCGCGACGAAGAGCGACGCCGGTTTCGCCTCGATCAGCGGCAGCATCGCACCACGCGACGCGCCACCTGCGCCCAAGAGCAACACACGGCGTCCGGCGAGCGTTACGCCGAGCGGGCCTTCGATGTCGCGCACCAGACCGACACCATCCGTGTTGTCGCCAGTGATCCCTTGCGCGTCGAATACCAGTGTGTTGACGGCCCCTGCCGCTTGCGCGCGCTCGGTAAGCCGATCCGCCAATGCATGGGCTTCCAGCTTGAATGGAACCGTGACGTTGGCCCCGCGCGCACCTTGTTCGATGAACGTGCGCACCGTGGCGGCAAACGCGTCGAGCGGTGCAAGCAAGCGGTCGTAGACGAGTCGCTGCCCCGTCTCCCGCGCAAACTCGGCGTGAATGAAAGGCGACTGGCTATGTTCGACAGGATGACCGATCACGGCGTAGCGATCGGTGGGCAAATCCCCGGCAGGCGTTTGGTTTGTCATCGTTTTCAAAGACGCGGCGCCTGGCTTTCGCTCAGGCGCCGCTGATATTCATGCAGCAGGTCATCGGCCGATAGGGCGGCAGGCCGTCACCAGAGAATCCATAGCAGGATGCCTCCGAACAACGCCCATTTCACCGCATAGTACACGCTACGGTTCCACGCCTTCAGACGTTTGCCGACGATGCGAATCGAGTAAATATACTTGAACGCCTTGTTCAAGGCGCCGGTACGGTCGCCCGCGTCGTTCGGCGACGATGCTGCGCCCACCAGATGACGGCCAAACCAGCGGTTGACGGCCTGCGTCCAGCGGTACTTCATCGGACGCTCGACGTCGCAAAACAGAATGATGCGGTTCTGGCCGCTCTGGTTCTCGGCGTAGTGAATATACGTCTCATCGAACATCACGCCCTCGCCATCGCGCCAACTATAACGTTGGCCGTCGACATCGATGTAACAACGGTCGTCGTTCGGTGTGACCAGCCCGAGGTGATAGCGCAGCGAACCGGCGTACGGATCGCGGTGACGCACCAGTCGGCTGCCATGCGGCAGTTCTGCAAACATCGCCGCCTTGATCGTCGGAATCTTGCGCACGAGGTCCGTTGTGACGGGGCACAGCGCGTTGGCGGACGGATGCGATTCGTCATACCACTTCAGGTAGAACCGCTTCCAACCGCTTTTGAAGAACGAATTAAAGCCGACATCGTTGTACTTGTCGGACGCTTTGATTCGGCTTTCGTCGAGCAACGATATCGCTTCGGCACGAATCGCTTCCCAGTTCTGACGCAGTGGCTCCAGTTCAGGGAAATTGTCGGACTTCAGGTAAGGCGTCGTGGGTACACGCGAAAAGGTGTACATAAAGACGTTCAGCGGTGACAGGAACGTCGAATGGTCGGACAGTTGGCGGAAAAATTTATGGCGAACCTTACCGCGGAAATGCACATACACAGCACAAGCAGCAATGATCGCCAGAACAATCCATTTCATGGCGGACTTTTCGAGATCGGGAAAACCCAGCAATTATAGAAATTTTTGGAAAGTTTCACCGACCACGATCCCAAAGGGACGGCAGTCCACTGCGGCCACATCGGTGTGCTATTGCGGGTTGCCCTGCGCCGGTGCAGCGAGCGTTTGCGCCTGCACGCCCTGACGGGTAAATGTCATTCGCGTGACGATCTCGAGGATGTCATAACGCTGCTTCATCTCGGACGAGAAGTCGCCGAACGGCGCGCTGGCCTGCACGATC
This window of the Pandoraea sputorum genome carries:
- a CDS encoding 16S rRNA (uracil(1498)-N(3))-methyltransferase; its protein translation is MPRFFIDAPLHAGALLDLPDTVVRHIQVLRLKTGDTLTLFNGTGGEYPAVLTTLEKRHATAQLGEHDRREAEPPYRITLAQGIAGGDKMDWLIEKAIELGVTEIQPLATERSVIRLEGERAAKRVAHWQALVQAACEQCGRNRVPEVLPIRPITAWLGDRDVIKSDGWRVLLSPRADSGFDSLPLDAPSAPGILLFGPEGGLAPQEEALARQAGFSAIRLGERILRTETAGMAVLAALAARWGGW
- a CDS encoding YidB family protein produces the protein MGILDNILGGGSGNQAGGGGFSTKTMLLMGLLAMIASRSGGAQGQGGEGGGLLGGLGGALGGMLGGGAAGGAGGAGGLGGLLGGLLGGAQSPAASAPGAPEGGLLGQLGGLGGLAQVLNEGGLGEAVNSWIGTGANQAVSADQVTQALGPGGQLQQLASSAGVSESEAAQELSDLLPKVVNHLTPDGSLPQGSLDLASLAQQFLGGNHTS
- a CDS encoding barstar family protein: MSEPVFAQERGKDLMADPFGAGEGNLFKQVLGLHAVARAGHRRSLSEEGDMSLFQAVRPNIVQSIRAFRVPELAAEAERLGQHFLYANCSHAQSKAEVLETIATSFLFPKHFGKNYDALHDCLTDLVAHCGPQPGFVVVLEGLPVVTKFDKDGRETLLEVFRDTAEFWSERRVSFRVFYSFA
- a CDS encoding ribonuclease domain-containing protein; this encodes MARWLHRSIVALTAAGSVFLGANAVARETAPYVTDQTATVSVAELPREAQRTLTLIAQGGPFPYAKDGITFGNYEKRLPKMPRGYYHEYTVPTPGARNRGARRIICGGNQRAVEPCYFTQDHYNSFRRIRE
- a CDS encoding NADP-dependent malic enzyme codes for the protein MPTPIDPKLREAALEYHEFPTPGKIAIAPTKQLLNQRDLALAYSPGVAAACEEIVVDPLNASRYTARGNLVGVITNGTAVLGLGDIGPLASKPVMEGKGVLFKKFANIDVFDIEIAEKDPEKLVDIIAALEPTFGAINLEDIKAPECFIVERKLRERMKIPVFHDDQHGTAIVVAAALINGLKVVNKDLASVKVVTSGAGAAALACLDLLVDMGLPIENIWVTDLAGVVYEGRTELMDPEKIRFSQKTEARGLADVIGGADVFLGLSAAGVLKPEMVKTMADKPLIFALANPNPEITPELAKEVRPDCVMATGRTDYPNQVNNVLCFPFIFRGAIDVGATTITRSMEIAAVNALAELARQEQSDIVASAYGIKNLSFGPEYLIPKPFDPRLLVKVATAVAEAAMAAGVATRPLADVEAYSQSLQQFVYHSGGLMKPLFSVARSVPADKKRIAFAEGEEERVLRAVQVLVDERVATPVLVGRPAVIEHRIQQYGLRLTPGVDFTVVNPEHDERYRDYWETYHRLTNRKGVTASYARVEMRRRTTLIAAMLVSKGEADGMICGTVSTPGRHLHFIDRVIGKREGGNVYGAMNALVLPNRQLFLVDTHINQDPTAEQLAEITLMAADEIRRFGIQPKVALLSHSNFGTSDANCARKMRETLEILQERAPELEVDGEMHGDCALDPELRARIMPDSTLTGAANLLVMPNIDAANIAYNLLKTAAGNNVAIGPILLGAAKPVHILTESATVRRIINMAALVVADAAAQQQGR
- the thiL gene encoding thiamine-phosphate kinase, whose amino-acid sequence is MTSHPAASSSLSEFSLIDRFFAGATHQGEHVTLGIGDDCALLRPPTGEQLAISTDMLVEGRHFFADVDPRALGHKTLAVNLSDLAAMGARPLGFTLALALPDSDPAWLGPFAQGLTELADRYACPLVGGDTTRGPRNLCVTVFGSVPGAQALRRDAAQPGDDIWVSGTLGDARLALGALRGEWSLQDSELALARRAMDWPEPQVTLGLALRGVARSALDVSDGLIGDLGHILERSSMSAQIDVDALPRSDLLGRQSSDIQRLCTLAGGDDYQLCFCADATQRRRIEAIGDELGIRVTRIGTIALPDARRTMLHLHDNTGASVAADFKSFDHFQ
- a CDS encoding phosphatidylglycerophosphatase A family protein, with translation MSTDHPAAINPGSGPRRPNSRFLLSHPAHLFSLGFGTGLSSFAPGTVGTLFGWASYLVLNLYLTVTGWAVLIAASIIGGIWICSFTARKLGVQDPSAVVWDEIVAFWIVLLLITPASFVGQLVAFVLFRFFDAVKPPPISYFDRTVKGGLGIMLDDLVAAFCTLLVIALWRSI